In one window of Arachis ipaensis cultivar K30076 chromosome B06, Araip1.1, whole genome shotgun sequence DNA:
- the LOC107647247 gene encoding proline-rich receptor-like protein kinase PERK2, producing MALSRTLIIILVAFSTIFSTIAVEEYIVGDDYGWRTLFDYQAWAADKNFYVGDRIVFKYVPGWDNVVRVNPDEFITCSVSPNAITLSSGEDEIIFGGTGARWYISSIGNHCKLGQKLAIYVWPAWSPPLPSPAPWTQPPYAPWTPITPSAHPPYTPPAPWTPITPSIVTPPAPLTPIMPPSEPPYAPSAPWTPITPSVEPPYAPSIATPPAPWTPITPSAEPPYAPWTPITPSTESPYAPQIIPTPIAQAPRTPGTPSSSIPLAPAPSSKLRYASRTTSFSHFARSMPKKPFKISR from the exons ATGGCTCTTTCTCGTACTCTAATAATAATCCTTGTTGCATTTTCTACCATCTTCTCAACCATAGCTGTCGAAGAATACATAGTTGGAGATGACTATGGTTGGAGAACATTATTTGATTACCAAGCTTGGGCTGCAGACAAGAATTTCTATGTTGGGGACCGGATTG TGTTCAAGTATGTTCCCGGGTGGGACAACGTGGTGAGAGTGAATCCAGATGAGTTTATAACTTGTTCAGTTTCTCCTAATGCAATAACATTGAGTAGTGGAGAAGATGAGATTATATTTGGAGGCACAGGGGCAAGATGGTACATTTCAAGTATTGGTAATCATTGTAAATTGGGACAAAAGCTTGCTATATATGTGTGGCCAGCATGGTCTCCTCCATTACCTTCTCCTGCACCATGGACTCAGCCTCCTTATGCACCATGGACTCCTATAACACCTTCCGCTCATCCTCCTTATACACCACCTGCACCATGGACTCCTATAACGCCTTCAATAGTTACGCCACCTGCACCATTGACTCCTATAATGCCTCCGTCTGAACCTCCTTATGCACCATCTGCACCATGGACTCCTATTACACCTTCGGTCGAGCCTCCTTATGCACCTTCAATAGCTACACCACCTGCACCATGGACTCCTATAACGCCTTCAGCTGAACCTCCTTATGCACCATGGACTCCTATAACCCCTTCAACTGAATCTCCTTATGCACCTCAAATAATACCTACCCCAATCGCACAAGCTCCACGGACTCCTGGAACACCTTCATCTTCTATACCTCTTGCACCTGCACCTTCCTCTAAGCTTCGTTATGCTTCACGGACTACTAGCTTCTCCCACTTTGCTCGATCAATGCCAAAGAAACCATTCAAAATATCTCGTTAA
- the LOC107648357 gene encoding inactive protein RESTRICTED TEV MOVEMENT 2-like, producing the protein MESKLTHTTNRVYEDFDPVCKLRIDEARDTIELHLPGFKREQIRIQINHLRMMIISGERPLLDGTKWKRFKKEIKLPPFCNEDAIHGSFMQNILTVVMPKKIPQSYREEEEEEEFDPAMKKKKEKGKEKVTFEEEDKVSEATSKAEDSYDINNFSDTKKGYYNNKDDVIDQELPPETTREVALKFMLVIIVILVVASYLADMSKSFMAHAHSYFHN; encoded by the exons ATGGAATCCAAGCTTACACATACAACTAATCGGGTTTATGAGGATTTTGATCCTGTCTGCAAATTGCGTATAGATGAGGCCCGTGACACCATTGAACTTCATCTTCCAG GTTTTAAAAGAGAACAAATAAGAATTCAGATAAACCATCTTCGAATGATGATTATAAGTGGGGAGCGTCCCTTATTGGATGGAACCAAATGGAAGCGTTTCAAGAAAGAGATTAAACTCCCACCCTTTTGCAACGAAGATGCCATTCATGGCAGTTTCATGCAAAACATTCTCACCGTAGTAATGCCAAAGAAAATCCCTCAATCTTatcgagaagaagaagaagaagaagaatttgatcccgccatgaagaaaaagaaagaaaaaggtaaagagaaagttacctttgaagaagaagataaagttAGTGAAGCCACATCCAAAGCAGAAGATAGTTATGATATTAATAATTTTAGTGACACAAAAAAAGGGTACTATAATAATAAAGATGATGTTATTGATCAGGAGTTACCACCTGAAACGACCAGAGAGGTTGCACTCAAATTCATGCTTGTTATCATTGTCATATTGGTTGTAGCAAGTTACCTTGCGGATATGAGCAAAAGTTTCATGGCTCATGCTCATTCTTATTTTCATAATTAG